AGAGCAACGTATATGATTTATTAGACACTATTATACATGCTCGAAGCCATTCGTTTTTGTCACTAGGTACAGTGCCAAGTAGGTAACCTCCTGTGTTTTGGATCGTTATGTGACccattttgttttctttgttgtATCAAGCTGCTGAGGACGCTGAAGAGGTTGGGGGAACTGCCCATTACTGTGGACATCCTTGTGGTAGGTTTAAGACATCCTCCTGCTGTTGGGACTTGCTGCTGTTCTATTTAATTTCAGTTAAAGAGGTAATGGAGTCTACACTTACTTTGCTTTTTGTACTCCTTGCCTCTGCCTCTCAGTCAGTGGGATGCTGTTGTTTAGGCTCCATAGCCGTTTGATGGTGTCGAATAAACACTTTGTTTTGGTTCCCTTTCAGGAAACAGGTGTTGGGAAGACTGTAAATTCCCTGCGCAAACATGACCTTGCTGGGGAGGCAGCAAAGACCCTTGTGGCCAAGTGGAAGAAGCTGGTACCCCAGTCTGCAGAAAGGTGAGATCTGACGTCCAGTTTAACAGGGGTAAAAAACCTTAACGTGTGAAATGCCTGGACATTAGCTCATGCTGGTGGTTGGAGTAACGCTTACTATATACATGAAGTAGTGTGATCTGCTTGCTGGCTTATCTGATTATAAAATTGCATATCTTGACATATTGTTATATGGACTCCTGCGCTACAGTAGAGAATTTTAGTGCTAGCCAAGCTATAGGTCTGAATACTTCAAATGCATTTTCAGTCATATGTTACTCTTGCGTATGGGCAGACCCAGTAGTACAAAAGAGGGACGCTCCCACTCACGGACAGACGACACGAGAGGTTACAAACGCACTAGGGAACCTTCACCAGAAGACCCGCCACCCgtagaggaggaagaagaggaggaggaggaagagtaccAACAAGAGTACTCCCCTTCTCAGCCACAGCACTACAGCCCTCAGCACAGCAATGACGGGGCAAGGGGGTACCAGTCAGAGGAATACGCGAGTCCAGCAGAGGAGCCGACGCCTAGTCCTCCTCGGAAGGAGATCAGACACAGCAAGACGCACAGAGAGGCGGCAAGAGAGCATGGCTCACACTCCGCCAGGGAGCAGGAGAGACGTAAACGGCCCATGCAGGCGCCGAGCGGTGGAGGCGAGGCGCTGACACGCAGTGACGACAGAGAACAGAAAGGGGGCTCCACGCACACATCTTCCAAACACAGCCGTCACTCCACCCCACATGAAAGTAAAAGAGACAAGAAAGGGGGCAGTGATGGTAAGTCTGACAACTGTGCTTGTGCGCTAACGCTGTATTTATTGCATGTCCTGTAAGACTTCTGTAACTCAGAAATGAGAGCCATCTTATCTATATCAGCTGCATAAGAATATATTCCTGACTCTTTTTGGGggcttttgggtttttttttttaggcagGCCTCGGGAAAGAAGGGACAGACCAGAGCCAGTgcgtgatgaagatgaggaacgCTACGAGGCTCCCACCAAGTCCTTTGAATACTTTCTCACGTATGACGACCCTGCACTAagtaagaagaagaagaaacagtCTCGTCCATCTCAGCCTGTTACCCCTACTCCTTCAGTGTCCTCCAAGTCCAGCAAGGCCAATGGGACTCCGAGCAAGCGCCCTGAGCCAGCGCCCACGCCTGCATCCACAAACACTGTGCCAGAGAAACGCCGAAAGGTGGGGCCCTTCTTGGCAGCCTGACTCTTAGTTGCTCTCATCTAACGTGATCAAGAGTAGATCATAAGTCATTTTAAGACTACAACCCTCCCTCTTTTTTCAGGCATATGAAAGTGTGAATTTATTTCActttaattaaaatgtttttgtttaaattGTTGGTAAAAATTGGCTTGTTGAATGAGGCTTGAGCTAAATCTGTGATGTTTTGGACGAGGGAGACAAGGATCAAATCTGACCTCTCAATGGCTTTGCGACCCTCTGTCTCTGGGTCTTTCTTGCCGTGTTGTCTTTTCTCAGGTAGTGGACGTGGTCCCCACTCTACCTGACTTCCCATTGCCTGCCATCCAGCCTAACTACAGACCACTGCCCTCGATAGATGTCACCCCACTGTCCCCACAGAGACGCAAAGGTTGGAGTTTTTTGTCATTGGCAGCCACTGCAAACTTTATCCTTTCCATCAGGTATATTGAGTGTGGATCTCATTCATATTACATACTTAAAGGAGAACATagaaaaatctaaaaaaaaggaaaaatgttgatttttctcctctttcattgacctgatgttttttctctttttttccctcCCTCTATTAGTCCCCATATCGTGTGATGAAGAGGATGCTGGCTTCACAGGCCGGCGTTTCAACTCAAAAATGGTGGTGTACTCTGGCTCAAAGACCGCATACCTACCTAAGATGATGACTCTGTATGAGCAGTGCATCAGAGTCCTACAGAACAATATTGACTGTGAGTTGCATGCTGACTAATACAGCCATTTGAAATAAGCAACTTATCTGAGGGTACACATTGGGCTTTATTCTTTTTCCATGTCTACACTGAGTGTTGTATTGGCCCGATTTTCACCTGGCTGTTTCATACATATTTAGTGTCCAGAGCTAATACAGCCTCACTGTTATATAAATGACTGCTCTAATCAGACCCAACAGTAGCATGACTCAGAGCATACATCTTTACTGTACTACTGTGCTGTTTGTTTCCTCAGCAATTGAAGAGGTTGGTGGTGTGCCTTTTGAGATTTTGGAACCAGTTCTGGACAGGTGTACTCCAGAACAGTTATACCGCATCGAGCAGTTTAACCAGgtgtgtgcagacacacactaacGCACTACTTTCTTTtattctctctcatacacagctGTCTGGTTAAATAATGCAGCTTCAGAATACCTGAATATTGATTAGCTAAAACGTATGGCATTTTAATTGTGAGGGAGTGTCTTTTTTTGGAGATGCTGTGGAGAATGTTGTGAGGTAATGACACTGTCCGCCCTTCCTCAAGTATTTCATAGAGGAGTCCGCTGATCTGTGGATGCGACACTGCCAGCGAGACTTTAAGCGTGAGGCTCCTCAGGAGTATGAGAGCTGGAGGGAGCTGTACTTGCGTCTGCACGATGAGCGTGAGGAGCGTCTGCGCATGCTCACGCAGAACATCAGCTCCGCCCACGCCAACAAGCCCAAAGGTATCCGTGTCTAGTTCCTGCATGGCCTCTTGCTGAAGAGTGTGTGGGCGGGCTCTGCACGATCCTTTACCTTTAGGAAATGTCCGGAAGATTCCATAAAGCTACAGCCCACAAATGCTTGATGTGACTACTGCAAAAGAAGTGATGCTGAAATTGCCGTTCTGTTGTCAGGTCGTCAGGTGAAGATGGCGTACGTTAATACGGCGGCTAAACCCCCTCGTGATGTTCGGAGGAGGCAGGAGAAGTTCGGAACTACAAGTGGCGCTACCAGCAGCAGCATCAGTTCTGCGGCCCCAGCTCGAGTCAAGTGAGCAAATGCTGAATTTGTTTTCCGTGCTGAAGTGTTTGACGACTTCCCTCAAAAAGCCATTACTTGCTAATCTTATTTACAGCAAGGGACTCGTATAGTTCATTCATATGGTTGTGTGGGCCTTCTGTTTGTGTTCTGTTGGTCATATAACTCAAGCTCTCAGGTCTTTTTCTATTTTAAGAGGTCACATTTAAGACGTGTCATGAGCTCGGGTGCAATTGGCCTAAAAACGAGAGTGTACTTAATCAAAACATTTCCTTTAATTTGCCTTATCTTTTTCAGAATCAGACCCATAATGCCACATAGCTCCCATCTTCTGTCAGGTGATGGGGGCCAGGCTTCCTTCAGCAGTGTTCCAGACACCTCTCGTCCTTCAGTTCCCAGCAGCAGTGCTGGCCACAGTGCAAGAGACAAACAACAGGTCAAAAGTGAGTTAACAAAAACACTACATATTTGCATCTGCAAAAGTACCCATGCCTTAATAATTCTATGTAAACTGAGTCTTGCTTATGTGAGTCTAACTTTGCCCTCTCTTCTTTCAGAAATTGCCCCCATGATGGCTAAAACTATCAAAGAATTTAAGAACCGTTTTTCCCGACGATAAAGAAAGAAGAGacactggttttgttttgtcagAGATTAAGTGGAGGACTGAGAGATTCTAGAGTCCATTCTCAGTCAATGTAATGCTTCAGCCTGCGATACCCCCTCTCCTCTTGTTTTTATGCTTTTAATTGTGTCCATGCAGATCAGTTCAAGAAAAACAGTCTTGCCATAGCATGTGGTCAGTTTTGTCACTTTCAAAGGAATTACTGTACAGTACATTACACTACAATAGGACATTGGATTTTAACTGTTATATTTTGGCATATTTTTTAATTCCCTTTGCAAGCAAACAATTGCTTTTCATAATGACATCTTCCACATTAATGAGATTATAAGCATTTTTTGCTTATCGATTTTATTTCATTCACTGTCATGAAAATGATGTGAGTGATCATGTGTTTGGGCAGCAAATGGTAGACACATGAGAaaagagtgagaggggagacagTCAGTGGTTAGGGCCCTACTCCTCCGCCAACTATTTATTTTCAGTCCATGGTCTGGGTTTCTCTGAACTTGGTCCTAGAATGACATAGGATGAAAAAAATAgtaattttaataaattttaataaaatgctatatGGACGTttttaataaaatttccatcTTGCCCTCACTTTGTTCTGTGTTGGTGAGTTTAATTGTTCTAGATTGCTCACGTGTCAGTAGCTGTGTCTGTATTAACTTCAGCGTGGTGTTATGACAGACTGAATGAGATGAAGAAATGCGTGATGAAAAGTGTTTGGTTCATGattaaaataactgaaaattTAGTGGCCATGTGTTTTTCGCATTCCTCTTACTTACCAGAGCGATCAGATAGGTGTCTCGTTTCATGCTGTGCTTCTAAGCCAATCCTATGGCGACGTCAATGTTCCGTTCAAGAGGGGCTGGTAATAACGCTTCTCGCTATTGGCTGTCTTCGTTTCCTCATCGTCCAACCAGAGCAGCGAattcttctttattttgtgTTTCTTCCAGAAGCGTCCCCTTCTTTCTTGTTGCACTGCTATATGTGGCATTAAACTTCTTCGTAATGGCTCGTTAAGTGTCTCAGAAACTGGCGAAGATATAATTTTATTATAATAAAGCTAATAAATACTAATAAAGCTAATCCCATGCAATGTCTGGTCACGGACATGGACACGGCGGTGGGCACAGTCACGGCTGTTGTGAACATGAGCACGAACCCGCCGAGCGGGGCCTGGAGTACGGGCTGTACCGGCGCATCGACACGGACAAGCTGCAGTGCCTAAATGAAAGTCGAGAAGGTGACGGGAAACTGGTGTTCAAACCCTGGGATCAGCGAACAGACCGCGAAAAGGTGACTAGGCGTTAACAATGTTCCACTTCAGTGGTCTCGTAACTCCAGGTACGAGTAGCAAGGTAGTGGGAAAGTTGTTTTAATTCCCCGAGTTGACCCCCTGCTTCAGTTCATGAAGCGCTTGCTGATTCACTCTCTGTTGGCTGACCCCATGTCTCGGGGGTGGTAAAGTAAGGACAACGCTGAACTTGACGGTGATGGACTTCAGACGACAGAGGCCATGTGTGGCACACTGATAATTTATGAATCCTTTTGTTAAGATCTGTCTTCCATTATTGTGTATGCTGCTGCAGAACGTATTTGTTGGATCATGTCAGGAGAGTAACAAAATAATTGATGTTATACATCATGATGCATGATGTATAATGCACTTTTCTAAGTCATTCTGTGTAAGTCATCTGTTGCATgcaaataaaggaaaaaaaacctcTGCATTCATAGTGAGTATGGAAATATGATATAGAGCATACAATATCTGTGTTAATTAATCAACATtactgttgtgtttttaatCGTTTTTCAGTTTGTGGAAAGTGATGCTGATGAGGAACTTCTGTTCAATATCCCGTAAGACTGTCATCCTCCTCTGTCTCTTATCCTGCCTTCACATAGTTAGTGTCCACTACATGTGCACCattgtctctgccttcctccgTGCTTCATTTGTTTTCTCTTGTTTGTTTTGGCAGGTTTACCGGAAGTGTGAAACTGAAAGGGATTATAATCTCTGGAGAGGACGATGAG
This Brachyhypopomus gauderio isolate BG-103 chromosome 6, BGAUD_0.2, whole genome shotgun sequence DNA region includes the following protein-coding sequences:
- the eloa gene encoding elongin-A, coding for MAEDLLEVVEKLQSRLSENQEPRKLLRTLKRLGELPITVDILVETGVGKTVNSLRKHDLAGEAAKTLVAKWKKLVPQSAERPSSTKEGRSHSRTDDTRGYKRTREPSPEDPPPVEEEEEEEEEEYQQEYSPSQPQHYSPQHSNDGARGYQSEEYASPAEEPTPSPPRKEIRHSKTHREAAREHGSHSAREQERRKRPMQAPSGGGEALTRSDDREQKGGSTHTSSKHSRHSTPHESKRDKKGGSDGRPRERRDRPEPVRDEDEERYEAPTKSFEYFLTYDDPALSKKKKKQSRPSQPVTPTPSVSSKSSKANGTPSKRPEPAPTPASTNTVPEKRRKVVDVVPTLPDFPLPAIQPNYRPLPSIDVTPLSPQRRKVPISCDEEDAGFTGRRFNSKMVVYSGSKTAYLPKMMTLYEQCIRVLQNNIDSIEEVGGVPFEILEPVLDRCTPEQLYRIEQFNQYFIEESADLWMRHCQRDFKREAPQEYESWRELYLRLHDEREERLRMLTQNISSAHANKPKGRQVKMAYVNTAAKPPRDVRRRQEKFGTTSGATSSSISSAAPARVKIRPIMPHSSHLLSGDGGQASFSSVPDTSRPSVPSSSAGHSARDKQQVKKIAPMMAKTIKEFKNRFSRR